The following are encoded in a window of Halorarum salinum genomic DNA:
- a CDS encoding long-chain-fatty-acid--CoA ligase codes for MEKPLLVTDFLDRARRNYGDREAVLAVDGTRYTYDELGERADGFAAALQERGVGKGDRVAVLDPNTHYHLEAAYGSFQAGAVHTPLNYRLVESDFEYILNDAGVTAIYADAEYADRIEAVRDSVPTETFITNDADAVEGDWEAFDEVLADAGGYERPVMSEDEVITINYTSGTTGDPKGVCRTHRTETLHAYTIAVHQELRDDDTYLWTLPMFHVNGWGHLYAVTGMGARHVCTRGVDAAEAFDRLRNEDVTYFCAAPTVLKMLGDHHDEHGGAVDAGQDVRVATAGAAPPEATVRTIEDEFGWYLKHVYGATETGPLITTSDARRYFEDDSDDRFAVKKTQGFGYLGTEIRVVDEDGEDVAEDGETVGEIVVRGNQVMDGYWEKPEATEEAFDDRVEGYYHMGDLAVVDDRGMITIQDRKKDIIISGGENISSIELEDALFSHDAVGDVAVIPVPSEEWGETPKAFVVPANGDLADPGTSEGELLAFCRGRLASFKVPKHVEFVKQLPKTATGKIQKYELRQQEWEGEDRMVGEG; via the coding sequence ATGGAGAAACCGCTGCTAGTGACGGACTTTCTCGACCGCGCCCGCCGGAACTACGGGGACCGGGAGGCGGTCCTCGCCGTCGACGGGACGCGATACACGTACGACGAACTCGGCGAGCGGGCGGACGGCTTCGCCGCCGCGCTGCAGGAGCGCGGCGTCGGGAAGGGCGACCGAGTCGCCGTCCTCGACCCGAACACGCACTACCACCTCGAGGCCGCCTACGGGAGCTTCCAGGCCGGCGCGGTCCACACGCCCCTGAACTACCGGCTCGTGGAGTCGGACTTCGAGTACATCCTGAACGACGCCGGGGTGACGGCCATCTACGCCGACGCCGAGTACGCCGACCGCATCGAGGCCGTCCGCGACAGCGTTCCGACCGAGACGTTCATCACGAACGACGCCGACGCCGTCGAGGGTGACTGGGAGGCGTTCGACGAGGTCCTCGCGGACGCGGGCGGGTACGAGCGCCCGGTGATGAGCGAGGACGAGGTGATCACCATCAACTACACCTCCGGGACGACGGGCGACCCGAAGGGCGTCTGCCGGACCCACCGAACCGAGACGCTCCACGCCTACACCATCGCGGTCCACCAGGAGCTGCGCGACGACGATACCTACCTCTGGACGCTGCCGATGTTCCACGTGAACGGCTGGGGCCACCTCTACGCGGTCACGGGGATGGGCGCCAGACACGTCTGCACCCGCGGGGTCGACGCCGCCGAGGCGTTCGACCGCCTCCGGAACGAGGACGTGACGTACTTCTGTGCGGCGCCGACGGTGCTCAAGATGCTCGGGGACCACCACGACGAACACGGCGGCGCCGTCGACGCCGGGCAGGACGTCCGGGTCGCCACCGCGGGCGCGGCCCCGCCGGAGGCGACCGTCCGGACGATCGAGGACGAGTTCGGCTGGTACCTCAAGCACGTGTACGGCGCCACCGAGACCGGCCCGCTCATCACCACCTCGGACGCCCGGCGCTACTTCGAGGACGACTCGGACGACCGCTTCGCGGTGAAGAAGACGCAGGGCTTCGGCTACCTCGGCACGGAGATCCGCGTCGTCGACGAGGACGGCGAGGACGTGGCCGAGGACGGCGAGACGGTCGGCGAGATCGTCGTTCGCGGCAACCAGGTGATGGACGGCTACTGGGAGAAGCCCGAGGCCACCGAGGAGGCGTTCGACGACCGCGTGGAGGGGTACTACCACATGGGCGACCTCGCGGTCGTCGACGACCGCGGCATGATCACCATCCAGGACCGCAAGAAGGACATCATCATCTCGGGCGGGGAGAACATCTCCTCGATCGAACTGGAGGACGCGCTGTTCTCCCACGACGCGGTCGGCGACGTCGCGGTCATCCCGGTGCCGAGCGAGGAGTGGGGCGAGACGCCCAAGGCGTTCGTCGTCCCCGCGAACGGCGACCTGGCGGACCCGGGCACGAGCGAGGGCGAGTTGCTGGCGTTCTGTCGGGGGCGGCTCGCGTCGTTCAAGGTCCCGAAGCACGTCGAGTTCGTGAAGCAGTTGCCCAAGACGGCGACCGGGAAGATCCAGAAGTACGAGCTTCGGCAGCAGGAGTGGGAGGGCGAGGATCGGATGGTCGGTGAGGGGTGA
- a CDS encoding P-loop NTPase, which yields MDGRVLAVVGAKGGVGKTTTSLNLAAALAEDGRAVAVVEADLAMANAVDFLDVDVESGRTFHDVLAGGAGVDEATYPAAGGFDVVPSGTELDGFVSADLDRFPGALDALKARYDAVVVDTGAGVSRETVVPTKLADASVLVSTPRVASVRDADKTMTVAERAGAPVGGVVLTKSGTGRSPPARRIARFLDTDLLGHVPHDEAIPESQDAGQPAVAYAPDSDAAMAYRGVADALRRRPDMLGMTVGGGSSGFRFGSGASADGGTAGDVFR from the coding sequence ATGGACGGACGGGTGCTCGCCGTCGTCGGCGCGAAGGGCGGCGTCGGGAAGACGACGACGAGCCTCAACCTCGCGGCCGCGCTCGCGGAGGACGGGCGCGCGGTGGCGGTCGTGGAGGCGGACCTGGCGATGGCGAACGCCGTCGACTTCCTCGACGTGGACGTCGAGAGCGGACGCACGTTCCACGACGTGCTCGCGGGCGGCGCGGGGGTCGACGAGGCCACCTACCCCGCGGCGGGGGGGTTCGACGTGGTGCCGAGCGGGACGGAACTGGACGGCTTCGTGAGCGCGGACCTCGACCGCTTCCCCGGCGCGCTCGACGCGCTGAAGGCGCGCTACGACGCCGTCGTCGTCGACACCGGCGCCGGGGTCAGCCGCGAGACGGTCGTGCCGACGAAGCTCGCGGACGCCTCGGTGCTCGTCTCGACGCCCCGGGTCGCCTCGGTGCGGGACGCGGACAAGACGATGACCGTCGCCGAGCGCGCGGGCGCGCCGGTGGGCGGCGTCGTGCTCACGAAGTCCGGCACCGGGCGCTCGCCCCCCGCGCGGCGCATCGCCCGGTTCCTCGACACGGACCTGCTCGGGCACGTCCCCCACGACGAGGCCATCCCCGAGTCCCAGGACGCCGGCCAGCCGGCGGTCGCGTACGCGCCCGACAGCGACGCCGCGATGGCCTACCGCGGCGTGGCGGACGCGCTGCGGCGCCGCCCGGACATGCTCGGCATGACCGTCGGCGGCGGCTCGAGCGGGTTCCGGTTCGGGAGCGGCGCGAGCGCGGACGGCGGGACTGCGGGGGACGTGTTTCGGTGA